One Fusobacterium ulcerans DNA segment encodes these proteins:
- a CDS encoding heavy metal translocating P-type ATPase — MKKSYQLGGVSCQVCVNKIEKKLSKLDGMKEAVVNLSTEKLSVDYDESLLKDETIMEVVKKLGYEIEEESDLKDVELDIDGISCQVCVNKIEKKVSKLNGVKSVIVNLANSRGKIVYDSDVIKLSEILEVMKKMGYTGTKHEESSENLKDKEKEEHLKREFLEFKIAIVFSAIVFYIAMGTMVGLPVPSIISPDINPLNFAIIQFILALPVVYIGRRFYTVGIKQLFMRSPSMDSLIATGTGSALLYSIYGTFKIAEGNYHYVHSLYYESAVVILALILLGKYLEGVSKGKTSEAIKKLMSLKSKKANLVRNGEIVQVDIEEVEKGEVLLVKPGESIPVDGKVIDGNSTVDESMLTGESIPIDKAAGDIVYGASINKNGSLKIEATAVGKDTVISKIIKLVENAQGSKAPIAKIADKVSAYFVPIVMIIATAAGIIWYYLGSRGIVEINNTPSIFALTIFISVMVIACPCSLGLATPTAIMVGTGRGAELGILIKSGEALEKAHKVNTVVFDKTGTLTEGKPKVTDILTMEGYKENDTLQIAGALELHSEHPLGEAIVEEAKNRGLIFPQVNDFISITGQGVYGKIEESEVLIGNVKLMKAKNIEITMKKELDELASQGKTPMYMAIDGKFLGIIAVADVMKEEAVDTIKELKEKGYKIGMITGDNKITAEAIGKQVGIDMIFAEVTPEDKYLKVKELQEEGYNVAMVGDGINDSPALVQADVGIAIGGGTDIAMESADIVLMKRNLKDVLTAMDLSNATIRNIKQNLFWAFIYNTLGIPIAAGVLYPFTGHLLNPMIAGGAMAMSSVSVVTNALRLKNFKKQ, encoded by the coding sequence ATGAAAAAGAGTTATCAGCTTGGCGGCGTGAGCTGCCAAGTTTGTGTCAATAAGATAGAAAAGAAACTATCTAAATTAGATGGAATGAAAGAAGCCGTAGTAAATCTTTCTACAGAAAAACTTTCAGTGGATTATGATGAATCTCTATTGAAAGATGAGACAATAATGGAAGTTGTAAAAAAATTAGGATATGAAATAGAAGAAGAATCAGACTTGAAAGATGTGGAGCTAGATATAGACGGAATAAGCTGTCAGGTCTGTGTTAATAAAATAGAAAAAAAAGTTTCAAAGCTTAATGGAGTAAAATCAGTAATAGTAAACTTAGCAAACAGCAGAGGAAAAATTGTTTATGATTCAGATGTTATTAAACTTTCAGAAATCCTTGAAGTAATGAAAAAAATGGGATATACTGGAACAAAGCATGAGGAATCTTCTGAAAACCTAAAGGACAAAGAAAAGGAAGAACATCTAAAAAGGGAGTTTTTAGAATTTAAAATAGCAATTGTTTTTTCTGCTATTGTTTTTTACATAGCAATGGGAACAATGGTAGGACTTCCAGTTCCTTCTATTATTTCACCTGATATCAATCCACTGAATTTTGCAATTATACAGTTTATACTTGCTCTGCCAGTGGTATATATAGGAAGAAGATTCTATACTGTAGGAATTAAACAATTATTTATGAGAAGTCCAAGTATGGATTCTTTGATAGCTACAGGAACAGGATCAGCTTTGCTTTATAGTATTTATGGAACTTTTAAGATAGCAGAAGGGAATTATCATTATGTACATTCTCTATACTATGAATCAGCAGTAGTTATTCTTGCTCTTATACTTTTAGGGAAATATCTGGAAGGTGTAAGTAAAGGAAAAACTTCAGAGGCTATAAAAAAACTTATGAGTTTAAAAAGCAAAAAAGCCAACCTTGTAAGAAATGGCGAGATAGTACAGGTAGATATAGAAGAAGTTGAAAAAGGCGAGGTTCTTTTAGTAAAACCTGGAGAAAGTATCCCAGTAGATGGAAAAGTAATAGATGGAAACAGTACAGTAGATGAATCTATGCTTACTGGAGAGAGTATTCCAATAGATAAAGCAGCAGGAGATATAGTCTATGGTGCAAGTATCAACAAAAATGGAAGTCTTAAAATAGAGGCAACAGCAGTTGGTAAAGATACTGTGATATCTAAAATAATAAAACTGGTAGAAAATGCTCAAGGTTCAAAAGCTCCTATTGCTAAAATAGCAGATAAGGTATCAGCTTATTTTGTTCCAATAGTAATGATTATAGCAACAGCAGCAGGAATTATCTGGTATTATCTAGGAAGTCGTGGTATTGTAGAAATAAATAATACTCCTTCTATCTTTGCACTTACTATTTTTATTTCTGTAATGGTAATTGCATGCCCATGTTCATTAGGACTTGCTACTCCTACAGCTATAATGGTAGGAACAGGAAGAGGAGCAGAATTGGGAATATTGATAAAATCTGGAGAAGCTCTGGAAAAAGCTCACAAAGTAAATACTGTAGTTTTTGACAAAACAGGAACATTGACAGAAGGAAAACCAAAAGTTACAGATATTTTGACTATGGAAGGGTACAAAGAAAATGATACTTTACAAATAGCTGGAGCTCTTGAATTACACTCAGAGCACCCATTAGGAGAGGCTATTGTAGAAGAGGCAAAAAATAGAGGACTTATATTTCCACAAGTAAATGATTTTATTTCTATAACTGGACAGGGAGTATATGGTAAAATAGAAGAAAGTGAAGTTTTGATAGGAAATGTCAAACTGATGAAAGCTAAAAATATAGAAATAACTATGAAAAAAGAATTGGATGAACTGGCATCACAAGGAAAAACTCCAATGTATATGGCTATAGATGGAAAATTCTTAGGTATAATAGCAGTTGCTGATGTAATGAAAGAAGAAGCTGTGGACACTATCAAAGAATTGAAAGAAAAAGGATATAAAATTGGGATGATTACTGGAGATAATAAGATAACAGCTGAAGCAATAGGAAAACAAGTTGGAATAGATATGATATTTGCTGAAGTAACACCAGAAGATAAATATTTGAAAGTAAAAGAATTACAGGAAGAAGGATATAATGTAGCTATGGTAGGAGATGGAATAAATGACTCTCCAGCTTTGGTACAAGCTGATGTAGGAATAGCTATAGGAGGCGGAACTGATATTGCTATGGAAAGTGCAGATATTGTATTGATGAAGAGAAATCTAAAAGATGTACTTACAGCAATGGATTTAAGCAATGCTACTATAAGAAATATAAAGCAAAATTTATTCTGGGCTTTCATTTACAATACTTTAGGAATACCAATAGCTGCTGGAGTGCTTTATCCTTTCACAGGACATCTTTTGAATCCTATGATAGCAGGAGGAGCAATGGCTATGAGTTCTGTTTCAGTAGTAACTAATGCATTGAGGCTTAAAAACTTTAAAAAGCAGTAA
- a CDS encoding heavy-metal-associated domain-containing protein has product MKKVIKIDGMGCQKCVAHVKEALEGLDGVELLDVKIGEASVDIPEGYDFKKIVEALDDAGYEVEE; this is encoded by the coding sequence ATGAAAAAAGTAATAAAAATAGATGGAATGGGTTGTCAGAAATGTGTGGCACATGTAAAGGAAGCTTTAGAGGGATTAGATGGAGTAGAATTGTTAGATGTAAAAATTGGAGAAGCATCTGTTGATATCCCAGAGGGATATGATTTTAAAAAAATAGTTGAAGCGCTGGATGATGCGGGATATGAGGTTGAGGAATAA